From the genome of Dickeya aquatica, one region includes:
- the ghrB gene encoding glyoxylate/hydroxypyruvate reductase GhrB, producing MKPDVILYKHIPEALQRKLEQHFTVSVFDGLPPVGHPLLARAEGLIGAGYTVSREYLSHLPQLRAVSTVSVGYDNIDVEALNEKKALLMHTPTVLTETVADTVLTLMLMTARRALESAERVKAGEWTGNIGESWFGVDVHHKTLGILGMGRIGLAVAQRAHFGFGMPVLYHARRHHEAAETRFNARYCDLDTLLAESDFLCITLPLTPQTRHLIGKAQLAKMKPGAILINIGRGPVVDEQALIEALTDGTLHAAGLDVFEQEPLPVDSPLLTLPNVVALPHIGSATHETRYNMAACAVDNLIAALTGTVTENCVNPDVQH from the coding sequence ATGAAACCTGACGTCATTCTCTACAAGCACATTCCTGAAGCGCTACAACGCAAACTTGAACAGCATTTTACCGTTTCCGTATTTGACGGGCTGCCGCCGGTCGGCCACCCGCTACTGGCCCGCGCCGAGGGGCTTATTGGGGCTGGCTATACCGTCAGCCGCGAATACCTGTCTCATTTGCCGCAATTACGCGCGGTGTCTACCGTGTCGGTCGGCTACGACAATATCGATGTGGAGGCGCTCAATGAAAAGAAAGCGTTACTGATGCACACCCCGACGGTGCTGACGGAAACCGTCGCCGATACCGTGCTGACCCTGATGCTGATGACCGCACGCCGGGCGCTGGAATCCGCCGAGCGCGTCAAAGCCGGTGAGTGGACGGGTAACATCGGTGAAAGCTGGTTCGGCGTGGATGTCCACCACAAAACCCTCGGTATTTTGGGCATGGGGCGTATCGGGCTTGCGGTGGCGCAGCGCGCGCATTTCGGCTTTGGCATGCCGGTGCTTTATCATGCGCGCCGCCACCATGAGGCGGCAGAGACCCGCTTTAACGCCCGTTACTGCGATCTTGATACCCTGCTGGCCGAATCGGATTTTCTGTGTATTACCCTGCCATTGACGCCGCAAACCCGCCACCTGATTGGCAAAGCGCAACTGGCGAAGATGAAGCCCGGCGCGATCCTCATCAACATCGGGCGCGGCCCGGTGGTGGATGAGCAGGCGCTGATTGAAGCCTTGACCGACGGCACGCTGCACGCCGCCGGGCTGGATGTGTTTGAGCAAGAGCCGCTCCCGGTGGACTCACCGCTGCTGACGCTGCCCAATGTGGTCGCGCTGCCGCACATCGGCTCCGCCACCCACGAAACCCGCTACAACATGGCGGCCTGCGCGGTAGATAACCTGATAGCCGCCCTGACCGGCACGGTGACGGAGAATTGCGTGAATCCTGATGTGCAGCATTGA
- a CDS encoding rhodanese-like domain-containing protein codes for MSYVTETPALPCEETALYFQNKLALETDCADVHHAITTGEVDFVLLHVVGSRDTFNHKHLPGAIHLPHREITHEKLAALHQGKLFVVYCAGPHCNGADQAAYKIARLGFPVKVMIGGITGWADEGFAFASAS; via the coding sequence ATGAGCTACGTAACTGAGACACCCGCTTTACCCTGCGAAGAAACCGCGTTGTATTTCCAGAACAAACTGGCGCTGGAAACCGACTGTGCCGATGTGCATCACGCCATCACCACGGGGGAAGTGGATTTTGTGTTGCTGCATGTCGTTGGCAGCCGCGACACCTTCAACCACAAACATCTGCCCGGTGCCATCCATCTGCCCCATCGTGAGATAACCCACGAAAAGCTGGCGGCCCTGCATCAAGGTAAACTGTTCGTGGTCTACTGCGCCGGGCCGCATTGCAACGGTGCGGATCAGGCGGCGTATAAAATCGCCCGTCTCGGTTTTCCGGTAAAAGTGATGATAGGCGGGATCACCGGCTGGGCTGACGAAGGCTTCGCCTTCGCGAGCGCCTCTTAA
- a CDS encoding aldose 1-epimerase family protein, which translates to MKKQLAMGIALALASWQLGAQTFVLTDVESSTEKGNWQVSSESLKIKDARFSIEQKVLHGGRQEGSKVLTITSPNGLQIALSPTRGMDLLHVTGKNIRLGWDSPVDEVVNPNTITLEGRNGLGWLEGFNEMMVRCGYEWTGHPVTSDGMIYTLHGRAGNTPASKVVVDVSDKAPYTITVRGLLKENSFKKSNLETWTELRYVPGSESFTVHDVLTNKADYPRDYQIIYHSNFGTPILEEGARFLAPVKEISPFNDYAKAGLKSWQSYKGPTKGFDEMVFNMTPYADKAGKTLAALVNRAGDKGVSIAFDTRQLPLLTLWKNTDTEKQGYVTGIEPGTSYAYPVTIERQQGRVKKLQPGQSTTFELTYSLLSSPAAVQQTEEKVKAIQGDRPTTLTEKPIAVE; encoded by the coding sequence ATGAAAAAACAACTGGCAATGGGTATCGCACTGGCGCTGGCTTCCTGGCAATTGGGGGCGCAGACCTTCGTGCTGACGGACGTGGAAAGCAGCACCGAGAAAGGCAACTGGCAGGTCAGCAGCGAGTCGCTGAAGATAAAAGATGCGCGTTTCAGCATCGAGCAAAAGGTATTGCACGGTGGCCGTCAGGAAGGCAGCAAAGTGCTCACCATTACCAGCCCGAACGGGTTGCAAATTGCCCTGAGCCCGACGCGCGGCATGGATTTACTGCATGTTACGGGCAAAAACATTCGACTGGGGTGGGATTCACCGGTCGATGAAGTGGTAAACCCGAATACCATCACGCTGGAAGGGCGCAACGGGCTGGGCTGGCTGGAAGGCTTTAATGAAATGATGGTGCGCTGTGGCTATGAATGGACAGGCCACCCCGTGACCAGCGACGGCATGATCTACACCCTGCATGGCCGCGCCGGGAATACGCCGGCGTCCAAAGTGGTGGTGGACGTGAGCGACAAAGCGCCCTACACCATCACCGTGCGCGGCTTGCTGAAAGAAAACAGCTTCAAGAAATCCAACCTCGAAACCTGGACGGAACTGCGCTATGTGCCGGGAAGCGAGTCGTTTACCGTTCATGATGTGCTGACCAACAAAGCCGACTACCCGCGCGACTACCAGATTATCTATCACAGCAACTTCGGCACCCCGATTCTGGAAGAGGGCGCGCGCTTCCTGGCACCGGTAAAAGAGATTTCACCGTTTAACGACTATGCCAAAGCGGGCCTGAAAAGCTGGCAAAGCTATAAAGGGCCGACGAAAGGCTTCGACGAAATGGTGTTTAACATGACGCCGTACGCAGATAAAGCCGGTAAAACGCTGGCTGCGCTGGTTAACCGTGCGGGTGATAAAGGCGTTTCCATCGCGTTTGATACCCGGCAGTTGCCGTTGCTGACGCTGTGGAAAAACACCGACACCGAGAAGCAAGGCTATGTCACCGGCATCGAACCCGGCACCAGCTACGCCTACCCGGTCACGATTGAGCGCCAGCAAGGGCGGGTGAAGAAACTGCAACCCGGCCAGAGCACCACGTTTGAGCTGACCTACAGCCTGTTAAGCAGCCCGGCGGCGGTGCAGCAAACCGAAGAAAAAGTGAAGGCGATTCAGGGCGACCGCCCCACCACGCTGACGGAAAAACCGATCGCGGTGGAATAA
- the lepA gene encoding translation elongation factor 4, which produces MHTSLIRNFCIIAHIDHGKSTLADRIIELTATVAKRDMRELLLDSMDIERERGITIKLQTVRMNYQDARGQHYQFNLVDTPGHVDFSAEVSRSLAACEGAILLVDATQGVQAQTLAHLSLARQHGLTILPVLNKIDSPQADVISTTRQLAAIPELDISNLLAVSAKTGQGVAEVLAFIARHFPAPQGRNDAPLRALVFDSHYDVYQGAIMHVRVVDGVIRPGDTLCFMSSGQRVDVSETGAFFPQRQPLTRLRDGEVGYLTAGLKEAAAIRVGDTLTLADAPATAPVARYQEMKPMVFSGLYPDADDDLKGLRNAIGKLSLNDAALHITPEVSASLGAGFRCGFLGMLHLDIIRERLKREYGISVIVTSPSVEYRVTLHNGQCLTIDNPAHFPGEETLKWVEEPYVRCTLHTPDDYVGALMTFCATRRGEFIDMHYLDNGQVALNWDVPLCDMVFGFFDKLKSLTQGYATLDYAFIGYRRADLVRCDIYLDNQIIDAFSFIIARQNAWARATQIVNTLKQVLPRKLYPVPAQAKVGNRVIAREDIPPLRKSALAQGFQGSLSQKQRLIRKQRENKKHNIGFSKRDIPREAFMAILAIEV; this is translated from the coding sequence ATGCACACTTCTCTGATTCGTAACTTCTGTATTATCGCCCACATTGATCACGGCAAATCGACGCTGGCTGACCGGATTATCGAGCTGACCGCGACGGTGGCCAAACGCGACATGCGCGAGCTGCTGCTGGATAGCATGGATATCGAGCGCGAGCGCGGCATCACCATCAAGCTGCAAACCGTGCGCATGAACTACCAGGATGCACGTGGCCAGCATTATCAGTTCAATTTGGTGGACACCCCCGGGCACGTCGATTTCTCCGCCGAAGTCTCGCGCAGCCTGGCGGCTTGCGAAGGGGCAATACTGCTGGTTGATGCCACCCAAGGGGTACAGGCACAGACGCTGGCGCACCTCAGTCTGGCGCGCCAGCATGGCCTGACTATCCTGCCGGTACTCAATAAAATCGACAGCCCGCAGGCGGATGTCATCAGCACCACCCGCCAGCTGGCGGCAATCCCTGAACTGGATATCAGCAACCTGCTGGCGGTGTCGGCAAAAACCGGGCAAGGCGTGGCCGAGGTGCTGGCGTTTATCGCCCGCCATTTTCCCGCGCCGCAAGGCCGGAACGACGCCCCGCTACGCGCGCTGGTGTTTGATTCGCACTACGATGTCTACCAGGGTGCCATCATGCATGTGCGTGTAGTCGATGGCGTTATCCGCCCCGGCGACACGCTCTGTTTTATGTCCTCAGGGCAGCGCGTTGACGTCAGTGAAACCGGGGCCTTTTTCCCCCAGCGCCAGCCGCTTACCCGGTTGCGAGACGGCGAAGTCGGCTATCTCACCGCTGGCCTGAAAGAGGCGGCGGCCATTCGGGTCGGCGATACGCTCACCCTGGCCGATGCCCCGGCGACAGCGCCCGTTGCACGCTATCAGGAGATGAAACCGATGGTGTTTTCCGGCCTGTATCCCGACGCCGATGACGACCTCAAGGGCCTGCGCAACGCCATCGGCAAACTCTCGCTTAACGATGCCGCGCTGCACATCACGCCCGAGGTTTCCGCGTCCCTCGGCGCGGGCTTTCGCTGCGGTTTTCTCGGCATGTTGCATCTGGACATTATCCGGGAGCGGTTGAAGCGGGAATACGGTATTTCCGTCATCGTCACCTCACCGAGCGTGGAATACCGGGTCACGCTGCATAACGGGCAGTGCCTGACGATTGATAACCCGGCACACTTTCCCGGCGAAGAGACGCTGAAATGGGTGGAAGAGCCTTATGTGCGCTGCACGCTGCACACGCCCGATGACTATGTTGGCGCGCTGATGACCTTTTGCGCCACGCGGCGCGGGGAGTTTATCGACATGCACTATCTCGATAACGGGCAGGTGGCGCTGAACTGGGATGTGCCGCTGTGCGACATGGTGTTCGGCTTTTTCGATAAGCTGAAATCCCTGACGCAGGGCTACGCCACGCTCGATTACGCCTTTATTGGCTATCGGCGCGCCGACCTGGTGCGCTGCGACATTTACCTTGATAATCAAATAATTGATGCTTTTTCGTTTATCATCGCCCGGCAAAACGCCTGGGCGCGGGCCACGCAAATCGTCAACACGCTAAAGCAGGTGCTCCCGCGCAAGCTGTACCCCGTCCCGGCGCAAGCCAAAGTGGGCAACCGCGTGATTGCCCGTGAAGATATCCCGCCGCTGCGCAAAAGCGCGCTGGCGCAAGGGTTTCAGGGCAGCCTGTCGCAGAAACAACGGCTTATTCGCAAGCAGCGCGAGAACAAGAAACATAATATCGGCTTTTCCAAACGGGATATCCCGCGCGAGGCGTTTATGGCGATTCTGGCCATTGAGGTTTAA
- a CDS encoding valine--pyruvate transaminase — protein sequence MNFSRFGNKFTRHSGITQLMADLNDGLRTPGAIMLGGGNPAHIPAMDDYFQQLCGDLLAQGTLTDALCNYDGPQGKDALLHSLATLLREELGWEIGPQNIALTNGSQSAFFYLFNLFAGRNDAGQLKRVLFPLAPEYIGYADSGLDEEMFVSVRPQIELLPEGQFKYHVDFEKLNITDDIGMICVSRPTNPTGNVLTDDEVQHLDALAREHQIPLVIDNAYGVPFPGIIFSDATPLWNPNIILCMSLSKLGLPGARCGIVIAAESVIDALGNMNGIVSLAPGSIGPALADEMIRRGDLLRLSNDVVRPFYRQRVEHTIAIIRRYLPPEVCLIHKPEGAIFLWLWLKELPITTDELYQRLKKRGVLMVPGHYFFPGLEQEWEHAHQCLRMNYVPEPEKIEQGVAILAEEVARARREASPR from the coding sequence ATGAATTTCTCTCGTTTCGGCAACAAATTTACCCGCCATTCCGGTATTACCCAGTTAATGGCTGACCTCAACGACGGGCTGCGTACCCCCGGAGCCATCATGCTCGGCGGCGGCAACCCGGCGCACATTCCCGCGATGGATGACTATTTTCAGCAACTGTGCGGCGACCTGCTGGCGCAAGGCACGCTGACAGACGCCTTGTGCAATTACGACGGCCCGCAGGGAAAAGACGCCCTGCTGCACTCGCTGGCAACGCTGTTGCGCGAAGAGTTGGGCTGGGAGATTGGCCCGCAGAATATCGCCCTGACCAACGGCAGCCAGAGCGCCTTTTTCTACCTGTTTAACCTGTTCGCCGGGCGCAATGACGCCGGGCAGCTCAAGCGCGTGCTGTTCCCGCTGGCCCCGGAATACATCGGTTATGCCGATTCGGGGCTCGATGAGGAGATGTTTGTTTCCGTGCGCCCGCAGATTGAACTGCTACCTGAAGGGCAGTTCAAATATCACGTTGATTTTGAAAAGCTGAACATTACCGATGACATCGGCATGATCTGCGTCTCCCGCCCGACCAACCCGACCGGCAACGTGCTGACCGACGACGAGGTGCAGCATCTGGATGCGCTGGCGCGCGAACACCAGATCCCGCTGGTTATCGACAATGCTTACGGCGTGCCCTTTCCCGGCATTATTTTCAGCGATGCCACACCGCTGTGGAACCCAAACATCATTCTGTGCATGAGCCTGTCCAAACTGGGGCTGCCGGGGGCGCGCTGCGGTATTGTGATTGCCGCAGAAAGCGTTATCGACGCCCTTGGCAACATGAACGGCATTGTCAGCCTGGCACCCGGCTCGATTGGCCCGGCGCTGGCTGATGAAATGATCCGGCGCGGCGACCTGCTGCGGCTCTCAAACGACGTGGTGCGCCCGTTCTACCGCCAGCGCGTAGAACACACCATTGCGATAATCCGCCGCTATCTGCCACCGGAGGTGTGCCTTATCCACAAACCCGAAGGGGCGATTTTCCTGTGGCTGTGGTTAAAAGAGTTGCCCATCACCACCGATGAACTGTACCAGCGCCTGAAAAAACGCGGCGTGCTGATGGTGCCCGGCCACTATTTCTTCCCCGGCCTGGAGCAAGAGTGGGAACACGCCCACCAGTGCCTGCGCATGAACTATGTGCCGGAGCCGGAGAAAATCGAGCAGGGCGTCGCCATTCTGGCCGAAGAGGTAGCGCGGGCGCGGCGTGAAGCCAGCCCGCGCTAA
- a CDS encoding alpha/beta hydrolase — protein MKDYLSIDELNKTYPVEAFSLPSRDKKATLNGQINWPNSDKNSPSIVLMCPGSGLHNRDYLVGESHTNSDFVFLTLAQELLESGLAVARYDCRGVSSHRRDARLNQPEFIVKKDLAFLEQFIDADIRGTVTPLSQYDDIFTIYDYLTQYTAAGDTTNILLLGHSEGGMNISRLIKHYRIRPQGVVLISPPLLSMPDIMQWQLYEREITWLKNIPHSNGIITFDDIKKGYGNSPHAFISTISKIIPYKGFWDYHDLENARAEGMKNFEDQRAAAMAQHDDDPWPAPAPFTQYAYAWWKQLFAPDATPELFNLKNTTFPVSIFLGTMDTQLDNQKQYAFFIEHRHDFPNIEISLLEGVGHTLGLHALMGPMADECMEKMMHAIHRIAVNDR, from the coding sequence ATGAAAGATTACTTGTCTATTGATGAACTTAATAAAACCTACCCCGTAGAGGCATTCTCGCTGCCTAGCCGCGATAAAAAAGCCACCCTTAATGGCCAAATTAACTGGCCGAACAGCGATAAAAACAGCCCATCCATCGTATTGATGTGCCCTGGTTCCGGGCTTCATAATCGCGATTATCTTGTGGGTGAAAGCCATACCAACAGTGATTTTGTTTTTTTAACTCTGGCGCAGGAACTGCTGGAGTCAGGGCTCGCCGTTGCCCGCTATGACTGCCGTGGCGTCAGCAGCCACCGGCGCGATGCCAGACTCAATCAACCTGAATTTATTGTAAAAAAAGACCTGGCTTTTCTTGAACAATTTATCGATGCTGATATTCGAGGCACCGTCACCCCACTTAGCCAATACGATGATATTTTCACAATTTATGATTATCTGACGCAATATACAGCCGCGGGTGATACCACAAATATCCTTCTTCTCGGCCACTCGGAAGGGGGCATGAATATTTCCCGGCTGATTAAACATTACCGCATCCGTCCACAGGGCGTGGTGTTAATCTCGCCGCCGCTGCTTTCCATGCCAGATATCATGCAATGGCAGTTGTATGAAAGAGAGATAACGTGGCTTAAAAATATCCCCCACTCCAACGGCATCATTACATTCGACGATATAAAAAAAGGCTATGGAAATAGCCCGCACGCATTTATCAGCACTATCAGTAAAATTATTCCATATAAAGGGTTCTGGGATTATCACGACCTGGAGAACGCCCGCGCAGAAGGCATGAAAAATTTTGAAGATCAAAGAGCAGCGGCAATGGCCCAACACGACGATGACCCCTGGCCTGCGCCCGCGCCATTCACCCAATACGCTTATGCATGGTGGAAACAATTATTCGCGCCGGATGCTACCCCGGAACTGTTCAATTTAAAAAACACCACATTTCCCGTATCCATTTTCCTCGGCACCATGGATACGCAATTAGATAATCAAAAGCAGTATGCTTTTTTTATCGAGCACCGCCATGATTTCCCAAATATTGAAATATCTCTGCTGGAAGGGGTTGGCCATACCCTTGGCCTGCACGCGCTGATGGGGCCGATGGCTGATGAATGTATGGAAAAAATGATGCATGCCATTCATCGCATCGCCGTCAATGACCGCTAA
- a CDS encoding Zn-dependent hydrolase has product MMSDVLSDASGVIDTRDVRVNGERLWQSLMTLAQIGATPKGGVCRLTLTDLDRQGRDCVVDWGKAAGLTVTIDQIGNVFLRRAGRNNALPPIVAGSHIDTQPTGGKFDGNFGVLAALEVIRTLNDCQIETQAPLEMVFWTNEEGSRFVPVMMGSGVFAGVFSLEHAYAATDVDGKTVREELTRIGYVGPQTPGDHPIGAYFEAHIEQGPILEDEGIEIGVVQAVLGIRWYDCVVTGQESHAGPTPMALRKDALQVAARIMQEVVAIAGRFAPHGRGTVGMVQVHPNSRNVVPGAVKFSVDFRNISDAQVDAMDAALKGYLQQLEQETGLGISLTQVSHYPAAPFHPDCQAAVRRAAQQLGYSHRDIVSGAGHDAVYTSLLAPTGMIFIPCKDGISHNEIEYAAPEQVAAGANVLLHAMLERAGVVARGQ; this is encoded by the coding sequence ATGATGAGCGATGTACTGAGCGACGCATCAGGCGTTATCGACACCCGCGATGTGCGGGTAAACGGCGAACGCCTGTGGCAATCCCTGATGACGCTGGCGCAAATTGGCGCGACGCCCAAAGGCGGCGTGTGTCGCCTGACGCTTACTGACCTTGACCGACAGGGCCGTGACTGCGTGGTGGACTGGGGCAAAGCCGCCGGATTAACGGTAACGATTGACCAAATCGGCAATGTTTTCCTGCGCCGCGCCGGGCGCAACAACGCGCTGCCGCCGATTGTCGCTGGCAGCCATATTGATACCCAGCCCACCGGCGGCAAGTTCGATGGTAATTTTGGCGTGCTGGCGGCGCTGGAGGTAATACGCACCCTGAACGATTGCCAGATAGAGACGCAGGCCCCGCTGGAGATGGTGTTTTGGACCAATGAAGAGGGCTCCCGTTTTGTGCCGGTCATGATGGGCTCCGGCGTGTTTGCCGGGGTCTTTTCACTGGAGCACGCCTATGCCGCTACCGATGTGGACGGTAAAACGGTGCGCGAAGAGCTGACGCGCATCGGTTACGTCGGGCCACAGACACCGGGCGATCACCCTATCGGCGCTTATTTTGAAGCCCATATCGAACAAGGGCCGATTCTGGAAGACGAAGGCATTGAGATTGGCGTGGTGCAGGCGGTGCTGGGCATCCGCTGGTATGACTGTGTTGTGACCGGGCAGGAGTCTCACGCCGGGCCGACGCCGATGGCGCTGCGTAAAGATGCGCTACAGGTGGCGGCGCGCATCATGCAGGAAGTGGTGGCGATAGCCGGGCGCTTTGCTCCGCACGGTCGCGGCACGGTGGGCATGGTGCAGGTACACCCGAACAGCCGCAACGTGGTGCCGGGCGCGGTGAAATTCTCTGTCGATTTTCGCAACATCAGCGATGCGCAGGTTGATGCGATGGACGCCGCATTGAAGGGGTATCTGCAACAACTTGAGCAGGAAACCGGCCTTGGTATTAGCCTGACGCAGGTCTCGCACTACCCGGCGGCCCCTTTTCACCCGGACTGCCAGGCGGCGGTGCGGCGCGCGGCGCAACAGCTTGGCTACTCGCACCGCGATATTGTCTCCGGTGCCGGTCACGATGCCGTCTACACCAGCCTGCTGGCCCCGACCGGCATGATCTTCATCCCCTGTAAAGACGGGATCAGCCACAATGAAATCGAATACGCCGCGCCCGAACAGGTGGCGGCGGGGGCTAACGTGTTGCTACATGCGATGCTGGAGCGCGCCGGTGTGGTCGCGCGCGGGCAGTAA
- the hydA gene encoding dihydropyrimidinase encodes MSTVLIKGGTVVNADRQFRADVLCVNGVIAAVSEAEIATAEVAGAEVIDAAGLYVMPGGIDPHTHMNLPFMGATTMDDFYSGTAAGLAGGTTTILDFVIPNPQQSLMEAYHLWRGWAQKAAADYSFHVAITWWGESVHRDMATLVQQEGINSFKHFMAYKNAIMCDDETLMNSFRRSLELGAMPTVHAENGEMVYLLQQELLKQGITGPEGHPLSRPPEVEGEAANRAITIAGLMGVPVYVVHVSCSEAADAIARARARGQRVYGEVLAGHLVIDDSVYRDPDAARAAAYVMSPPFRPKAHQEALWRGLQSGQLHTTATDHCTFCASQKAAGQDNFTKIPNGCGGVEERMAVIWDAGVNSGRLTPSEFVAITSANTARLFNLYPRKGCVVPGADADLVLWDAAGRQTLSAKTHHSRNDFNPFEGRTVTGKAAFTLSQGVVVYANGDLRAREGAGRYLKRPAFGPDFNAAAQWERQRVAKAVAR; translated from the coding sequence ATGAGTACGGTATTGATTAAAGGCGGCACCGTGGTGAATGCCGATCGCCAGTTTCGCGCCGATGTGCTGTGCGTGAATGGCGTGATTGCCGCCGTCAGCGAGGCGGAAATAGCCACCGCTGAGGTGGCGGGGGCCGAGGTGATTGACGCCGCCGGGCTGTATGTGATGCCAGGTGGCATCGACCCGCACACCCACATGAACCTGCCGTTTATGGGCGCGACCACCATGGATGACTTTTACAGCGGCACGGCGGCGGGGCTGGCTGGCGGCACCACGACTATCCTGGATTTTGTTATTCCGAATCCGCAGCAGTCGCTGATGGAGGCGTACCACCTCTGGCGCGGCTGGGCGCAGAAAGCCGCTGCCGATTACAGCTTTCATGTGGCGATCACCTGGTGGGGCGAGAGCGTACACCGCGATATGGCAACGCTGGTGCAGCAAGAAGGCATCAACAGTTTCAAACACTTTATGGCCTATAAAAACGCCATCATGTGTGATGACGAAACCCTGATGAACAGCTTTCGCCGCTCGCTGGAGCTGGGCGCAATGCCGACGGTTCACGCCGAAAACGGCGAGATGGTCTACCTGTTGCAACAGGAGTTGCTCAAGCAGGGCATCACCGGGCCGGAAGGCCACCCGCTGTCGCGCCCGCCGGAAGTGGAAGGCGAGGCGGCCAACCGGGCGATTACGATTGCCGGTCTGATGGGCGTGCCGGTTTACGTGGTGCATGTCTCCTGTAGCGAGGCGGCAGACGCGATTGCCCGCGCCCGCGCCCGTGGCCAGCGGGTGTATGGCGAGGTGCTGGCAGGCCATCTGGTGATTGACGACAGCGTATACCGCGACCCGGATGCCGCCCGTGCTGCGGCGTATGTCATGAGCCCGCCGTTTCGACCCAAAGCGCATCAGGAGGCGCTGTGGCGCGGCTTGCAGTCCGGCCAGTTGCACACCACCGCGACCGACCACTGCACCTTCTGCGCCAGCCAGAAAGCGGCCGGGCAGGATAATTTCACCAAAATTCCCAACGGGTGCGGCGGGGTGGAAGAGCGCATGGCGGTTATCTGGGATGCCGGGGTTAACAGTGGCCGCCTGACACCAAGCGAGTTTGTCGCCATTACCTCGGCTAACACCGCGCGCCTGTTCAATCTCTATCCGCGTAAAGGCTGCGTGGTGCCGGGCGCTGATGCCGATCTGGTGCTGTGGGATGCCGCAGGCCGCCAGACGCTGTCGGCCAAAACCCATCACTCCCGTAATGATTTCAACCCGTTTGAAGGCCGCACCGTGACCGGCAAAGCGGCATTTACCCTCAGTCAGGGGGTGGTGGTGTATGCCAATGGCGATTTGCGCGCCCGCGAAGGGGCCGGTCGCTATCTCAAGCGCCCGGCATTCGGGCCGGATTTCAATGCGGCGGCACAGTGGGAGCGCCAGCGCGTGGCCAAAGCGGTCGCGCGTTAA